A single genomic interval of Romboutsia ilealis harbors:
- a CDS encoding PTS sugar transporter subunit IIB — protein MIKIMLACSAGMSTSLLVTKMEAAAKEEQIEAQIWAIPEANLSEEITKCDVVLLGPQVRYVLNKALEIAKPYDVPVEVINMMHYGTCNGKAVLDRAIELAK, from the coding sequence ATGATAAAAATAATGTTAGCGTGTTCAGCAGGTATGTCAACTAGTTTATTAGTTACTAAAATGGAGGCGGCTGCTAAAGAGGAACAGATAGAGGCACAGATATGGGCAATACCAGAAGCAAATCTATCTGAAGAAATAACTAAGTGTGATGTAGTTTTATTAGGTCCTCAAGTAAGATATGTATTAAACAAAGCTTTAGAAATTGCTAAGCCTTATGATGTACCTGTAGAAGTAATAAACATGATGCACTATGGAACATGTAATGGTAAAGCCGTTTTAGATAGAGCAATAGAACTTGCAAAGTAA
- a CDS encoding YczE/YyaS/YitT family protein, producing MKKLSDTIKRIIIFFIGMSIIQFGVALFLRMNIGSDPFTVFTQGLANTLNNLGINVTTGTANRIILIILFSIILLLNKSHIKIGTLICVIGVGPIIDLGISIVSILPIESYSYVVKMLLIALGCFIIAIGFSILSATKVGVAPNDIIPFIIKERINWEYKWIRILLDAVLLIGGFILGGTVGVGTIIAMATTGPFIQLCLPYGQKFTDSILISKLDLNEA from the coding sequence ATGAAAAAGTTATCTGATACAATAAAAAGAATAATAATATTTTTTATAGGAATGAGTATTATACAATTTGGAGTTGCCTTATTTTTAAGAATGAATATAGGTTCAGATCCATTTACAGTTTTTACACAGGGATTAGCTAATACGTTAAATAACCTTGGCATAAATGTAACGACAGGGACAGCAAATAGAATAATTTTGATAATATTATTTAGCATAATATTATTATTGAATAAAAGTCATATAAAAATAGGTACATTAATATGTGTTATTGGAGTTGGACCTATTATAGACCTGGGAATTAGTATAGTTTCTATTCTTCCAATAGAATCATATAGTTACGTAGTAAAGATGCTTTTAATAGCATTAGGTTGTTTTATAATTGCTATAGGATTTTCAATACTTTCTGCTACTAAAGTTGGAGTAGCACCAAATGATATAATACCTTTTATAATTAAAGAAAGAATCAACTGGGAATATAAATGGATTAGAATTTTATTGGATGCAGTTTTATTAATAGGTGGTTTTATATTAGGAGGTACTGTAGGTGTAGGAACTATTATAGCTATGGCCACGACAGGTCCTTTTATACAACTATGCTTACCATACGGTCAGAAATTTACAGATTCTATACTTATTAGTAAATTGGACTTAAATGAAGCATAA
- a CDS encoding MurR/RpiR family transcriptional regulator — protein sequence MDFKYLCDKYQLNDTEASILKYLQENISDLKKIGIRKVAKDNYTSTTTVYKLCKKLNFEGYSDMIYHFTYSSQIDDIKTNVDIYTNTNKQIDNNLETFNNILKKYKNKLIMFVSTGISQTIANYMNERLSVNGYRSIANAHTQLLSKEYKDEVLVFAISRSGETKSLIDILEQARDNGIEVISFVGNSNSKITKLSTLPIIIQGQDDFAKLKNPPSTFFSELLLIFECFISNLLD from the coding sequence ATGGATTTTAAATATTTGTGTGATAAATACCAATTAAATGATACAGAAGCATCTATTTTAAAATACTTACAAGAAAATATTTCTGATTTGAAGAAAATTGGTATTCGTAAAGTTGCAAAAGATAATTATACCTCAACAACAACTGTTTACAAGTTATGTAAGAAGTTAAATTTTGAAGGATATTCTGATATGATATATCACTTTACATATTCTTCTCAAATAGATGATATCAAAACTAATGTAGATATATATACTAATACAAACAAACAAATAGATAACAATCTTGAAACATTTAATAACATTTTGAAAAAATATAAAAATAAACTTATAATGTTTGTAAGTACTGGTATATCTCAAACTATAGCAAATTATATGAATGAGAGATTGTCAGTTAATGGATATAGAAGTATAGCAAATGCTCATACTCAACTTTTATCTAAAGAATATAAGGATGAGGTTTTAGTATTTGCAATATCTCGTTCTGGAGAAACTAAAAGTCTTATTGATATATTAGAACAAGCAAGAGATAATGGCATAGAAGTAATAAGTTTTGTTGGAAATTCTAATTCAAAGATTACGAAACTTTCAACGCTACCTATTATCATTCAAGGCCAAGATGATTTTGCAAAACTTAAAAATCCACCAAGTACATTTTTTTCAGAATTATTATTGATATTTGAATGTTTTATCAGTAATTTACTCGATTAG
- a CDS encoding nitroreductase family protein — translation MFNINKEKCITCKQCINDCPVNDIVLKDNKACVKNESCLKCGHCVAICPTKAVSTNDYNMDDVIEYEKKDFAIDSDNLLNFIKFRRSVRNFKNKKIEKEKIEKIIEAGRFTQTSTNSQDVSYTVVINKLDELKDLAFKALNKKGEYILNNLTPETEYLKRYATLWTYFYKMYKEDPIKNDKLLFNAPAVIIVTANNELNGALAASKMDLMVDALGLGTFYSGFLQIATDGNNEILDLLKINNKKKVVACMVIGYPNVKYKRTVPRKDAEINWI, via the coding sequence ATGTTTAATATAAATAAAGAAAAGTGCATCACTTGTAAACAATGTATAAATGATTGCCCAGTAAATGATATAGTTTTAAAAGATAATAAAGCTTGTGTAAAAAATGAATCTTGTCTAAAATGTGGTCACTGTGTTGCAATATGCCCAACTAAAGCAGTTTCTACAAATGATTATAATATGGATGATGTTATTGAATATGAAAAGAAAGATTTTGCAATTGATTCTGATAACTTATTAAACTTTATAAAATTTAGAAGAAGTGTTAGAAACTTTAAGAATAAGAAAATCGAAAAAGAAAAGATAGAAAAAATTATAGAAGCTGGTAGATTTACTCAGACATCAACTAACAGTCAAGATGTAAGCTATACGGTTGTTATAAATAAGTTAGATGAATTAAAAGATTTAGCTTTTAAGGCTTTAAATAAGAAAGGAGAATATATTCTTAATAATTTAACTCCAGAGACAGAGTATCTTAAAAGATATGCTACTTTATGGACATATTTTTATAAAATGTATAAGGAAGATCCTATTAAAAATGATAAATTATTATTTAATGCTCCAGCAGTTATAATTGTAACAGCTAATAATGAACTAAATGGTGCACTAGCTGCTTCTAAAATGGATCTTATGGTTGATGCTTTAGGTCTTGGTACTTTCTATAGTGGATTTTTACAAATAGCTACTGATGGTAATAATGAGATTTTAGATCTTTTAAAGATTAATAATAAGAAGAAGGTTGTTGCTTGTATGGTAATTGGATATCCTAATGTTAAATACAAAAGAACTGTTCCTAGAAAAGATGCAGAGATAAATTGGATATAA
- a CDS encoding PTS lactose/cellobiose transporter subunit IIA, translating to MDEKIFELSFEIIGYAGNAKGMAFEAIAKAKEGNIEEARILLKESKEEVNKAHRCQTELIQQEACGKKTDVSVVLIHAQDHLMNTMNYQMLADEIIDIHERFKKLESR from the coding sequence ATGGATGAGAAGATATTTGAATTATCATTTGAAATAATAGGATATGCAGGAAATGCAAAAGGTATGGCTTTTGAAGCAATAGCTAAAGCTAAAGAAGGAAATATAGAAGAAGCGAGAATATTATTAAAAGAGTCTAAAGAAGAAGTAAATAAGGCTCATAGATGTCAAACAGAACTTATTCAACAAGAAGCTTGTGGAAAGAAAACTGATGTAAGTGTTGTTTTAATTCATGCACAAGATCACCTTATGAATACGATGAATTACCAAATGCTAGCAGATGAAATAATTGATATACATGAAAGATTCAAAAAATTGGAGAGTAGATAG
- a CDS encoding PTS sugar transporter subunit IIC, protein MNSNTLLEKLDRFLSPIGAKVGNQIHLKSISNGMMMTLPLIVVGSLFLIIANPPVNPDLVNPETANIFMKFMLSWKEFAVNNYQTLTTPYNMTMGMIGMMSAFAIAYCLASEYKMKAAISGLISTSMFLMICAPSVDGAIATNFLGADGLFIAIIIGLLSVEITRFIESRGWQFKFPDTVPPAVTAFVNSLLPLFLNIIVLYGINILIMISMGVGIPEAITKILTPALSIVDNIWGYLAVITFGNILWLLGVNGTSIIFPIVFTLGVQNTGINADLVAQGQDPSVIMNLQMFRFAILGGAGNTLGLTLLMMKSKSTHLKSLGRLGIVPGICGINEPIIFGGPIVFNPILAIPFIVTPIVTVALAYLAQIIGLITPGYLVDPSFTPFFAQAYFSSMDWRNVVFAFGLVLLSVVIYYPFFKVYEKNMLDQEGVCSDSVA, encoded by the coding sequence ATGAATTCAAATACATTACTTGAGAAATTAGACAGATTTTTATCTCCTATCGGTGCTAAGGTTGGAAATCAAATACATCTAAAATCTATATCTAATGGTATGATGATGACTTTACCACTTATAGTTGTTGGATCACTATTTTTAATAATTGCTAATCCACCAGTAAATCCAGATTTAGTTAATCCTGAAACAGCTAATATTTTTATGAAATTTATGTTATCTTGGAAGGAGTTTGCAGTAAATAATTATCAAACTTTAACTACCCCATATAATATGACGATGGGTATGATTGGTATGATGTCTGCTTTCGCTATAGCTTATTGCTTAGCAAGTGAATATAAAATGAAAGCTGCTATATCTGGTCTTATATCAACTTCAATGTTTCTTATGATATGTGCACCTAGTGTTGATGGAGCTATTGCTACAAACTTCTTAGGAGCAGACGGTTTATTTATTGCTATAATTATAGGATTATTATCAGTTGAAATAACTAGGTTTATTGAATCTCGCGGATGGCAATTTAAATTCCCTGATACCGTACCACCAGCTGTTACTGCTTTTGTAAACTCATTACTTCCATTATTCTTAAATATAATTGTCTTATATGGAATCAATATATTAATAATGATAAGTATGGGTGTTGGTATACCAGAAGCTATAACGAAAATTTTAACTCCTGCTTTATCTATAGTTGATAATATATGGGGATACTTAGCTGTAATAACATTTGGTAATATATTATGGTTATTAGGTGTAAATGGTACAAGTATAATATTCCCTATAGTATTTACTTTAGGTGTCCAAAATACTGGAATTAATGCTGATTTAGTTGCTCAAGGTCAAGATCCTAGTGTAATAATGAATCTTCAAATGTTTAGATTTGCTATTCTTGGAGGTGCTGGAAATACTTTAGGCCTTACTTTACTTATGATGAAGAGCAAATCTACTCACTTAAAATCTTTAGGTAGACTTGGTATTGTTCCTGGAATATGCGGTATAAATGAACCTATTATATTCGGTGGTCCTATAGTATTTAATCCGATATTAGCTATACCGTTTATAGTTACTCCTATTGTTACTGTAGCCCTTGCATATTTAGCACAAATTATAGGACTTATAACTCCTGGATATTTAGTTGATCCATCATTTACACCATTCTTTGCTCAAGCATACTTCTCTTCTATGGACTGGAGAAATGTAGTGTTTGCATTTGGACTTGTTCTTTTAAGTGTTGTTATATACTATCCATTCTTTAAGGTTTACGAAAAGAATATGTTAGATCAAGAAGGAGTATGTAGCGATTCTGTTGCTTAA
- a CDS encoding Sir2 family NAD-dependent protein deacetylase, which yields MYEIIANLIKESKKTTVITGDGISVGLQTINHKRKVDNQIYNGIHLTKLCNKDFDKSDNDFISYYRDIYKQISLNKPNRAHYIIEEWKNKKIIDLVITQNIDGYHGIKNVIELYGNINNFYCTNCKKKFNSKYYQKSYKCNNGKDNFKNKYTKCNGTLRPNIVLYGESPNHLELALFNIYKSDIVLIIGTEMSISPINKLPVMAKEVGAKLIAINKEPIESISNYIDYYIYGEDVIDVLEKLNNLIA from the coding sequence ATGTATGAAATAATAGCTAATTTAATAAAAGAGTCTAAAAAGACAACTGTGATAACAGGAGATGGGATTAGTGTAGGTTTGCAAACCATAAATCATAAGAGAAAAGTTGACAATCAAATTTATAATGGTATTCATTTGACAAAATTATGTAATAAGGATTTTGATAAATCAGATAATGATTTTATATCTTACTATAGAGATATATATAAACAAATATCATTAAATAAACCAAATAGAGCACACTATATAATAGAAGAGTGGAAAAATAAAAAAATAATAGATCTAGTAATAACTCAAAATATAGATGGATATCATGGAATAAAAAATGTCATAGAATTATATGGTAATATAAATAATTTTTACTGTACAAATTGTAAAAAGAAATTTAATAGTAAATATTATCAAAAGTCGTATAAATGTAATAATGGAAAAGATAATTTTAAAAATAAGTATACAAAGTGCAATGGAACATTAAGACCAAATATAGTACTATATGGAGAAAGTCCGAATCACTTGGAACTAGCATTATTTAATATATATAAAAGTGATATAGTGTTAATAATTGGAACAGAAATGAGTATCTCGCCTATAAATAAATTACCTGTAATGGCAAAAGAGGTAGGAGCTAAATTAATTGCTATAAACAAAGAACCAATTGAAAGTATCTCAAATTATATTGACTATTATATTTATGGAGAAGATGTAATAGACGTATTAGAAAAGCTTAACAATTTAATAGCATAA